A single region of the Saccharolobus shibatae B12 genome encodes:
- a CDS encoding plasmid regulator produces the protein MESKIEKHKKRFTITQLILMIMAKAPGSCCSLEYLNEKTGVDKNELLVYLSRLAQRGIIERKWHKSKAGKERMYCLKYKEEIL, from the coding sequence ATGGAAAGTAAGATTGAGAAACACAAGAAACGTTTTACGATTACCCAGCTTATTTTAATGATAATGGCTAAAGCTCCAGGGAGTTGCTGCAGCTTAGAGTATCTTAATGAAAAGACTGGAGTAGATAAAAATGAGCTGTTAGTTTACTTATCCAGGTTGGCACAGAGGGGTATAATAGAGAGGAAGTGGCATAAAAGCAAAGCTGGAAAAGAGAGGATGTATTGCCTGAAGTATAAGGAGGAGATACTATGA